The following are encoded in a window of Fusobacterium perfoetens genomic DNA:
- the nagA gene encoding N-acetylglucosamine-6-phosphate deacetylase — translation MKELLLKNAKIVLKDRVIEGDVLVADGIIRDIIEKKSPVKAETLEIENTIDLNGKYLIPGFIDVHIHGSNGADAMDGTEEALRTISSYIVTKGTTKFLATTLTSSKEELLNVLRIAGELQNKELDGATIFGVHMEGPYFDVEYKGAQNEKYMKPAAEKEIKEYLDVKPGLVKLMSLSPHTEQSIQTVKFLKENGVIISVGHSAAKFNDVMKAVEAGLSHSTHTFNGMRGINHREPGVAGAALISDKINAEVIFDKVHIHPEIVRLMIKAKGTDKVVCITDAMAATGLPNGDYKLGELDVYVKDGEARLKSNDSLAGSVLTLDKAFRHVIELGYPVYEAVKLTSTNVAKEFGLNAGVIEVGKDADFAVLDDSYNVDMTIVNGNVKYQR, via the coding sequence ATGAAAGAATTACTTTTAAAAAATGCTAAAATAGTTTTAAAAGACAGAGTAATTGAAGGTGATGTTCTTGTTGCTGATGGCATTATAAGAGACATTATTGAAAAAAAGAGTCCAGTAAAGGCCGAAACTCTTGAAATTGAAAATACAATTGACCTTAATGGAAAATATCTTATTCCAGGATTTATAGATGTACATATTCATGGTTCAAATGGTGCAGATGCTATGGATGGAACAGAAGAGGCTTTAAGAACTATATCTTCATATATAGTCACTAAAGGAACAACAAAATTTCTTGCAACAACACTTACAAGTTCAAAAGAAGAACTTTTAAATGTTTTAAGAATAGCAGGAGAACTTCAAAATAAAGAATTAGATGGAGCTACAATATTTGGAGTTCACATGGAAGGACCGTATTTTGATGTTGAGTATAAAGGTGCTCAAAATGAAAAATATATGAAACCAGCAGCTGAAAAAGAGATAAAAGAATATCTTGATGTAAAACCTGGATTAGTAAAACTTATGTCTTTATCTCCGCATACAGAACAATCTATTCAGACAGTTAAATTTTTAAAAGAAAATGGTGTAATTATTTCTGTAGGTCACTCTGCAGCTAAATTTAACGATGTAATGAAGGCTGTAGAAGCAGGTCTTTCTCACTCTACTCATACATTTAATGGAATGAGAGGAATAAACCATAGAGAACCTGGTGTTGCAGGTGCTGCTCTTATAAGTGATAAAATAAATGCAGAAGTTATTTTTGATAAAGTTCATATTCATCCAGAAATAGTAAGACTTATGATAAAAGCAAAAGGAACTGATAAAGTTGTATGTATAACAGATGCAATGGCAGCAACAGGTCTTCCTAATGGAGATTACAAATTAGGTGAACTTGATGTTTATGTTAAAGATGGAGAAGCAAGATTAAAATCAAATGACTCTCTTGCAGGAAGTGTTCTTACTCTTGATAAAGCATTTAGACATGTAATAGAGCTTGGATATCCTGTTTATGAAGCAGTAAAATTAACAAGTACAAATGTAGCAAAAGAATTTGGATTAAATGCTGGTGTTATTGAAGTAGGAAAAGATGCAGACTTTGCTGTTCTTGATGACAGTTATAATGTGGACATGACCATCGTAAATGGAAATGTAAAATATCAAAGATAA
- the glsA gene encoding glutaminase A codes for MKKNFFDNRVYDIFNKERDCCEGHLASYIPELAKINPNLKALSIITSEKEEINIGNYNYKFTIQSISKIFLLALALIDNSEEEVFSKISVEPTGDPFNSTLRLETNQKVFNPFINAGALASASMIKGKNAEEKIERLKKFISNFTDREDIDIDRDIYESEYKTANKNRAISYLLKSIGVLENDVEENLSFYTMACSITLSTRDLAKAGLVLASRGVNLKGERVLSSKICKIMIALMTTCGMYDHSGSFATSVGIPAKSGVSGGILGVVPKRMGICSFSPVITNQGNSIIGVEIYKDLSDIYELNIF; via the coding sequence TTGAAGAAAAATTTTTTTGACAATAGAGTATATGATATTTTCAATAAAGAAAGAGATTGCTGTGAAGGGCATTTAGCATCATATATTCCAGAACTTGCAAAAATAAATCCTAATCTTAAAGCATTAAGTATAATTACAAGTGAAAAAGAAGAAATAAATATCGGTAATTATAATTATAAATTTACGATACAAAGTATTTCAAAAATATTTCTTTTAGCTCTTGCGTTAATAGATAATAGTGAAGAAGAAGTATTTAGTAAAATAAGTGTTGAACCTACAGGAGATCCTTTTAATTCTACTTTAAGACTGGAAACAAATCAAAAGGTATTTAATCCTTTTATTAATGCAGGAGCTCTTGCCAGTGCTTCAATGATAAAAGGAAAAAATGCTGAAGAAAAAATAGAAAGATTAAAAAAATTTATAAGCAATTTTACTGATAGAGAAGATATTGATATAGATAGAGATATATACGAATCTGAATATAAAACAGCTAATAAAAACAGAGCCATATCATATCTTTTAAAAAGTATAGGTGTTCTTGAAAATGATGTTGAAGAGAATTTGTCGTTTTATACAATGGCTTGTTCTATAACACTTTCTACTCGTGATTTAGCTAAAGCTGGTCTTGTGCTTGCTTCAAGGGGAGTAAATTTAAAAGGAGAAAGAGTTCTTTCATCAAAAATATGCAAAATAATGATAGCGCTTATGACTACTTGTGGAATGTATGATCATTCAGGAAGTTTTGCTACCAGTGTTGGTATTCCTGCAAAAAGTGGTGTCAGCGGGGGAATACTTGGAGTGGTTCCAAAAAGAATGGGAATATGTAGTTTCAGCCCAGTTATAACTAATCAAGGAAATAGTATTATAGGTGTTGAAATATATAAAGATTTATCAGATATATATGAACTTAATATATTCTAA
- a CDS encoding RluA family pseudouridine synthase, giving the protein MKEKGNLKFKVKEQNELMKFLIESLPKKNRNNIKSLLKNKQVLVDGAAISQFNHPLSPGQEVMITESRLSDKDMKGIKVVYEDEYLIAVEKASGILSIATNKERDKTAYNMVKNYVKSRNPLEKLFIVHRLDRETSGVMIFAKTEEIQQILQTNWQDMVLERTYVAVVEGKVEKDNDTIISYLKENSAFVTFSSDKEIEGSKKAITHYTVLKRSRGFSLVEAKIETGRKNQIRVHMQTIGHSVVGDKKYGASTNPLGRLGLHAKSIIFKHPKTGKVLSFQTGIPVKFLGMFKK; this is encoded by the coding sequence TTGAAAGAAAAAGGAAATTTAAAATTTAAGGTAAAAGAACAAAATGAGTTAATGAAGTTTCTTATAGAAAGTTTACCAAAAAAAAATAGAAATAATATAAAGTCACTTTTAAAAAATAAACAAGTATTAGTTGACGGAGCAGCAATATCTCAATTTAATCATCCTCTAAGTCCTGGGCAAGAAGTCATGATAACTGAATCAAGACTTTCAGATAAGGACATGAAAGGAATTAAAGTAGTATATGAAGATGAATATCTTATTGCAGTAGAAAAAGCTTCAGGGATACTTTCAATAGCTACAAATAAAGAAAGAGATAAAACAGCTTATAACATGGTTAAAAATTATGTTAAGTCAAGAAATCCTCTTGAAAAGTTGTTTATTGTTCACAGATTGGATAGAGAAACATCAGGAGTTATGATTTTTGCAAAAACAGAAGAAATTCAACAGATTCTTCAGACAAATTGGCAGGATATGGTTCTTGAAAGAACTTATGTGGCAGTAGTTGAAGGAAAAGTAGAAAAAGATAATGATACTATTATTTCATATCTTAAAGAAAATTCAGCTTTTGTTACTTTTTCAAGTGATAAAGAAATAGAGGGATCTAAAAAAGCGATTACTCATTATACTGTTTTAAAGAGAAGCAGAGGTTTTTCTCTTGTTGAAGCAAAAATAGAAACAGGAAGAAAAAATCAAATTCGTGTTCATATGCAGACTATAGGACATAGTGTTGTGGGAGATAAAAAGTATGGAGCATCAACAAATCCTTTAGGTCGTCTTGGGCTTCATGCAAAATCAATAATATTCAAGCATCCTAAAACAGGAAAAGTTCTTTCTTTTCAAACAGGAATACCTGTTAAGTTTTTAGGAATGTTTAAAAAATAA
- a CDS encoding DUF523 domain-containing protein has translation MILVSSCLAGINCKYSGANNLVPSIRDLVNEGKAIPICPEQLGGLTTPRVPAEIVRDTKGKIRVVTKDGKDVTKEYILGAERALAVAKVLGIKVAILQRRSPSCGCGVVYDGTFTKCLIDGNGITAELFIKNGIKVFSDENYLKQSFNDQV, from the coding sequence ATGATATTAGTAAGTTCATGTCTTGCAGGTATTAATTGCAAATATAGTGGAGCAAATAATCTTGTTCCTTCAATAAGAGATTTAGTAAATGAGGGAAAAGCTATTCCTATCTGTCCAGAACAGTTAGGAGGGCTTACTACACCAAGAGTACCTGCTGAAATTGTAAGGGATACAAAGGGAAAAATAAGAGTTGTTACAAAAGATGGGAAAGATGTTACAAAAGAATATATACTTGGGGCAGAGAGAGCACTTGCTGTTGCGAAGGTACTTGGGATAAAGGTGGCTATTCTTCAAAGAAGAAGTCCTTCATGTGGCTGCGGTGTTGTTTATGATGGTACTTTTACAAAATGTTTAATAGATGGTAATGGAATAACTGCAGAATTATTTATTAAAAATGGTATAAAAGTTTTTTCTGATGAAAATTATTTAAAACAGTCTTTCAATGACCAAGTATAA
- the glgB gene encoding 1,4-alpha-glucan branching protein GlgB: MVSKNILNFNDEMKKFHQEINPRLHHLLGCKVIIEKNRKGAEFKVWAPNAKEVRVVGEFNNWNGKKHLMELDSENGIWSLFIPGIKEGDIYKYEILPQNGERFLKADPFAFYSELRPNTASVVKNVFSPYKWEDEEWLKKRESFNSYENPMNIYELHLGSWRKRAVEKELGKEKEEDGRGFYSYKEIADRLLPYILEMGYTHIEIMPLAEHPLDASWGYQVTGYFSITSRYGDPEGFKYFVNEFHKAGIGIIMDWVPGHFCKDAHGLYRFDGTPLFEYEDDRRGENYGWGTANFDLGKPEVRSFLVSNAVFLYEIYHIDGIRADAISNVIYMEYGKPEIHGLKNKYGGDEDLDAIEFLRLLNKIVFEYFKNPLMIAEEATAWPLVTRPAYIGGLGFNYKWNMGWMNDMLKYMELDPIYRKYNHNLITFSLMYSFSENFVLSLSHDEVVHGKKSLLDKMFGHYENKFASLRMFYGYMYTHPGKKLLFMGGEFGQFIEWRYYEELEWKLLKYPIHDSMKSYVRDLNHLYKKEKSLWELDCTSDGFQWIDHNNADQSIISYVRKSRDKDDYLVIICNFTPVHYSNFKVGIPRITDYEEIFNSDRDIYGGSNIRNIGIIKPLIEEKHGMPYSVSLEIPPLSTIILKPKFVSKHSLIK, encoded by the coding sequence ATGGTTTCAAAAAATATTTTAAATTTTAACGATGAAATGAAAAAATTTCACCAGGAAATTAATCCTAGACTTCATCATCTTCTTGGATGCAAAGTTATTATTGAGAAAAATAGAAAAGGAGCAGAATTTAAAGTTTGGGCTCCAAATGCGAAAGAAGTGAGGGTAGTAGGAGAGTTTAATAATTGGAATGGGAAAAAACATTTGATGGAACTAGATTCTGAAAATGGAATTTGGTCTTTATTTATTCCAGGGATAAAAGAAGGGGACATATATAAATACGAGATACTTCCTCAAAATGGAGAAAGATTTCTGAAAGCAGATCCTTTTGCTTTTTATTCTGAACTTAGACCAAATACAGCTTCAGTTGTAAAAAATGTTTTTTCTCCATATAAATGGGAAGATGAAGAGTGGTTAAAGAAAAGAGAAAGTTTTAATTCCTATGAAAATCCTATGAATATTTATGAGCTTCATTTGGGATCGTGGAGAAAAAGAGCTGTTGAAAAAGAATTAGGGAAAGAAAAAGAAGAAGATGGAAGAGGATTCTATTCATATAAAGAGATAGCAGATAGACTTTTACCATATATATTAGAAATGGGCTATACTCATATAGAAATAATGCCGTTGGCAGAGCATCCTCTTGATGCTTCATGGGGATACCAAGTAACAGGATATTTTTCAATAACAAGTAGATATGGTGATCCTGAAGGATTTAAATATTTTGTTAATGAATTTCATAAAGCAGGAATAGGAATTATAATGGACTGGGTGCCAGGGCATTTTTGTAAAGATGCTCACGGATTATATAGATTTGACGGAACACCTCTTTTTGAATATGAAGATGATAGAAGAGGGGAAAATTATGGCTGGGGAACTGCAAATTTTGATTTAGGAAAACCAGAAGTAAGAAGTTTTTTAGTTTCTAATGCTGTTTTTCTTTATGAGATATATCATATTGATGGTATAAGAGCAGATGCTATTTCCAATGTTATATATATGGAATATGGAAAACCAGAAATACATGGTCTTAAAAATAAATATGGAGGAGATGAAGATTTAGATGCCATTGAATTTTTAAGACTTCTCAATAAGATAGTTTTTGAATATTTCAAAAATCCTCTTATGATTGCTGAAGAAGCTACAGCGTGGCCTCTTGTTACAAGACCTGCATATATAGGGGGACTTGGATTTAATTATAAATGGAATATGGGTTGGATGAATGATATGCTTAAATATATGGAGTTAGATCCTATTTATAGAAAGTATAATCATAATCTTATTACATTTTCTTTAATGTATAGCTTTTCTGAAAACTTTGTTTTATCACTTTCACATGATGAAGTTGTACATGGTAAAAAATCACTTTTAGACAAGATGTTTGGACATTATGAAAATAAATTTGCTTCACTTAGAATGTTCTATGGATATATGTACACACATCCTGGTAAAAAACTTCTGTTTATGGGAGGGGAATTTGGTCAGTTTATAGAATGGAGATATTATGAAGAACTTGAGTGGAAACTTCTTAAATATCCTATTCATGATAGTATGAAATCATATGTAAGAGATTTAAATCATCTTTATAAGAAAGAGAAATCTTTATGGGAATTAGATTGTACAAGTGATGGTTTCCAATGGATAGACCATAATAATGCTGATCAAAGTATAATTTCATATGTCAGAAAAAGCAGAGATAAAGATGATTATCTTGTGATTATATGTAATTTCACCCCAGTTCACTATTCTAATTTTAAAGTAGGAATACCTAGAATAACAGATTATGAAGAGATATTTAACAGTGACAGAGATATTTATGGAGGATCAAATATAAGAAATATAGGAATTATAAAACCTTTAATAGAGGAAAAACATGGAATGCCATATTCTGTATCTTTAGAGATTCCTCCGTTGTCTACTATAATTTTAAAGCCTAAATTTGTTTCAAAGCATAGTTTAATAAAATAA
- a CDS encoding glucose-1-phosphate adenylyltransferase, producing MKKEMVAMVLAGGQGSRLKLLTKNNAKPAVPFGGKYRIIDFPLSNCTNSGIDTVGVLIQYKPQILNNYIGIGRAWDLDRNFGGISLLPPYMQENGGWWYKGTANSIYQNMDFIDEYDPEYVLILSGDHIYKMDYNEMLKYHKKHNADATIAVIEVSLEEASRFGIMNVREDKQIYEFEEKPAHPKSTLASMGIYIFNWKALKQALIEDEANPNSSNDFGKDIIPKMLGEGRKLMAYPFKGYWKDVGTIESLWEANMDLINEDIDFDIYDKNWRIYSQAPNKPGQVIGENATIKNSLITEGCVIKGEVDNSVLFSGVYIEEGAKVTNSVIMCDTRIGKNSKVDKAIFGRKVVVGDNLEVAGKSEILLIEEDRIVNENIVK from the coding sequence ATGAAAAAAGAAATGGTTGCAATGGTACTAGCCGGTGGACAAGGAAGCAGACTTAAACTGCTTACTAAAAATAATGCAAAACCTGCTGTTCCTTTTGGTGGAAAGTACAGAATTATTGACTTCCCTTTAAGTAACTGTACAAACTCAGGAATTGATACTGTTGGAGTTCTTATCCAATATAAGCCTCAGATTTTAAATAACTATATTGGTATAGGTAGAGCTTGGGATTTAGACAGAAACTTTGGAGGAATCAGTTTATTACCTCCATATATGCAGGAAAATGGTGGTTGGTGGTATAAGGGAACTGCTAACTCTATATATCAAAATATGGACTTTATTGATGAATATGATCCAGAATATGTTCTTATTCTTTCAGGAGACCATATTTATAAAATGGACTACAATGAAATGCTTAAATATCATAAAAAGCATAATGCTGATGCAACAATAGCTGTTATTGAAGTAAGTCTTGAAGAAGCATCAAGATTTGGTATTATGAATGTTAGAGAAGATAAACAAATCTATGAATTTGAGGAAAAACCTGCTCATCCTAAGAGCACACTTGCTTCAATGGGAATTTATATTTTCAACTGGAAAGCTCTTAAACAAGCACTGATTGAAGATGAAGCAAATCCAAATTCTTCTAATGACTTTGGTAAAGATATTATCCCTAAAATGCTTGGAGAAGGTCGTAAACTTATGGCATATCCATTTAAGGGATACTGGAAAGATGTTGGTACAATTGAAAGCCTTTGGGAAGCAAATATGGATTTAATTAATGAAGACATTGATTTTGACATCTATGATAAAAACTGGAGAATTTATTCACAAGCTCCAAATAAGCCAGGGCAAGTTATAGGTGAAAATGCAACAATTAAAAACTCTCTTATTACAGAAGGGTGCGTAATAAAAGGTGAAGTTGATAACTCAGTTCTTTTCTCAGGAGTATATATTGAAGAAGGAGCAAAGGTTACAAACTCTGTTATTATGTGTGATACAAGAATAGGAAAAAATTCAAAAGTAGATAAAGCTATATTTGGAAGAAAGGTTGTTGTAGGGGATAACCTTGAAGTTGCAGGTAAGTCTGAAATCCTTCTTATTGAAGAAGACAGAATAGTAAATGAAAATATAGTTAAATAA
- the glgD gene encoding glucose-1-phosphate adenylyltransferase subunit GlgD, with the protein MLKNYIGILSAIENKENLRRLAAHRAVASIPLAGKYRVVDFMLSNMSNAGITTIGIFTDNDSRSLRDHVGTGRAWELNRRHGGIFVFSFNRSMNANYDVQMIKDNLEFLYKAKEENVIFSSTYMIANLDLKAAVAEHESSGRDITVIYKKINDGDKNFIGCDCLKFDSDNRVIDVCKNTGNEKDINICAEIFIMKKELLLSLVEKCAYIDYAYKLKAVIYENIDKLVVKGYEYKGYLACINSLLAYYKTNMDMLSVDITRELFFNESNPIYSKSKDSPPTRYYDGSVVKNALVANGCVIKGTVKHSIVSRYTVIEEGAEIENCILLQNCTIKSGVKIKNVIIDKNVTLDAGTELKGSDIYPLVIEKEFSM; encoded by the coding sequence ATGCTTAAAAATTATATTGGAATATTAAGTGCTATTGAAAATAAAGAAAATTTAAGAAGACTTGCTGCACATAGAGCAGTAGCTTCTATACCATTAGCTGGAAAATACAGAGTAGTGGATTTCATGCTTTCTAATATGTCTAATGCAGGAATTACAACTATTGGAATTTTTACAGATAATGACTCTCGTTCTTTAAGAGACCATGTAGGAACAGGAAGAGCATGGGAGTTAAACAGAAGACATGGAGGAATTTTTGTATTCAGTTTTAACAGAAGTATGAATGCTAATTATGATGTACAAATGATTAAAGATAATCTTGAGTTTTTATATAAAGCAAAAGAAGAAAATGTTATTTTTTCTTCTACTTATATGATAGCAAATCTTGATTTAAAAGCAGCTGTTGCTGAACATGAATCATCTGGAAGAGATATAACTGTAATCTATAAAAAAATAAATGATGGAGATAAAAACTTTATTGGATGTGACTGTTTAAAATTTGACAGTGATAACAGAGTCATAGATGTTTGTAAAAATACAGGAAATGAAAAGGATATAAATATATGTGCTGAAATTTTTATAATGAAGAAAGAACTTCTTCTATCTTTAGTTGAAAAATGTGCATATATAGATTATGCTTACAAATTAAAAGCTGTTATATATGAAAATATAGATAAACTTGTAGTTAAAGGATATGAATACAAAGGATATCTTGCTTGTATAAATTCACTTCTTGCTTATTATAAAACAAACATGGATATGCTTTCAGTAGATATAACAAGAGAACTTTTCTTTAACGAATCTAACCCAATTTACAGTAAGTCAAAAGATTCACCTCCTACAAGATATTATGATGGATCTGTTGTAAAAAATGCTCTTGTTGCAAATGGATGTGTGATAAAAGGAACTGTAAAACATAGTATTGTTTCAAGATATACTGTTATTGAAGAGGGAGCTGAAATAGAAAATTGTATTCTTCTTCAAAACTGCACTATTAAAAGTGGAGTTAAAATTAAAAATGTTATTATAGATAAAAATGTTACTCTTGATGCAGGAACAGAGCTAAAAGGAAGTGACATCTATCCTCTTGTAATAGAAAAAGAATTTTCTATGTAG
- the glgA gene encoding glycogen synthase GlgA, with protein sequence MKVLFVASEAAPFLKTGGLADVAHALPKYLKKSGVDIRVIMPKYGKISDEFKEKMDHIAEYTVPVGWRNQYCGLDHLKHDGVDFYFMDNEYYFKRNEPYGHFDDGEIFSFFSRGVLESIKYIDGFIPDIIHCNDWHTGMVPVLLDAFYRYDVRFKDIKTIYTIHNLKYQGIFSKTVLNELLGLDDSYFTEDKLKFYDAISFMKGGIIYSDIVNTVSQSYADEIRTPYYGENLDGLLNGISYKLYGIVNGIDHDAYNPRRDKDIPKNFGLTTMKNKLVNKAELQKQLGLPIDKDIPVIGLVSRLVNQKGLDLIKGVIEEILHLDMQLVILGTGDQAYEDLFEYYSHIYPEKLSSNIGFSDKLAKLIYAGSDMFLMPSLFEPCGIGQLIALRYGTVPIVRETGGLKDTITPYNKYTGEGNGFSFTNYNAHDMLNVIQLAIETYKNKKEWLAIQKNGMKAETSWKDSAKKYNELYKKLV encoded by the coding sequence ATGAAAGTATTATTTGTAGCGTCTGAAGCTGCTCCATTTTTAAAAACAGGAGGACTTGCAGATGTGGCACATGCTCTTCCAAAATATCTGAAAAAATCAGGTGTTGATATTAGAGTGATTATGCCTAAGTATGGAAAAATCTCAGATGAATTTAAAGAAAAAATGGATCATATTGCTGAGTATACTGTTCCTGTAGGTTGGAGAAATCAATATTGTGGACTTGATCATTTAAAACATGATGGAGTTGACTTTTACTTCATGGATAATGAATATTATTTTAAAAGAAATGAGCCTTATGGACACTTTGACGATGGAGAAATTTTTTCATTCTTTTCAAGAGGTGTCTTAGAATCAATAAAATATATTGATGGTTTTATTCCTGATATTATTCATTGTAATGACTGGCATACAGGAATGGTTCCTGTTCTTCTTGATGCTTTTTACAGATATGATGTAAGATTCAAAGATATTAAAACTATTTACACTATACATAACCTTAAATATCAAGGAATTTTCTCAAAAACTGTTTTAAATGAGCTTCTTGGACTTGATGATTCTTACTTTACTGAAGATAAATTAAAATTCTATGATGCAATTTCATTTATGAAAGGTGGAATAATTTACTCTGATATAGTAAATACAGTAAGCCAGTCTTATGCTGATGAAATAAGAACTCCATATTATGGAGAAAATCTTGATGGATTATTAAATGGTATAAGTTATAAACTTTACGGTATTGTAAATGGTATAGATCACGATGCTTATAATCCTAGAAGAGATAAAGATATTCCGAAAAATTTCGGACTGACTACAATGAAAAACAAATTAGTAAATAAAGCTGAATTACAAAAACAATTAGGTCTTCCTATTGACAAAGATATTCCTGTTATAGGGCTTGTATCAAGACTTGTTAATCAAAAAGGTTTAGATCTTATTAAAGGTGTAATCGAAGAAATCCTGCATCTTGATATGCAACTTGTAATATTAGGAACAGGAGATCAGGCTTATGAAGATTTATTTGAATACTACTCACATATCTACCCAGAAAAATTATCTTCAAATATTGGTTTCAGCGATAAACTAGCAAAACTTATATATGCTGGATCAGACATGTTCTTGATGCCATCACTATTTGAGCCTTGTGGAATAGGACAACTTATAGCTTTAAGATATGGAACAGTGCCTATTGTAAGAGAAACAGGAGGTCTTAAAGACACTATTACTCCTTATAATAAATATACAGGAGAAGGAAATGGATTCTCATTTACAAATTATAATGCACATGACATGCTTAATGTTATTCAGCTTGCTATTGAAACATATAAAAATAAAAAAGAATGGCTTGCTATTCAGAAGAATGGTATGAAAGCTGAAACTAGCTGGAAAGATTCTGCTAAAAAATATAACGAGCTTTACAAAAAACTTGTATAG